One part of the Marinobacter sp. MDS2 genome encodes these proteins:
- a CDS encoding HDOD domain-containing protein, with protein sequence MELPGVVQQALGESALDVSLRSVGQIKPRHMLRMVLLSDSEGNLQAILRRDDLFDLETLNKILGRDLKLMQRTEQVRVRQRAGLQELPALPSLTGWPTVIDRRVDELESIALELVEQNLAVTMPLDDFRKLTAKADRNGFAIDAQSVAVNRNNGQNDRDELHNALKKFTGRRIQQRLEDTLELPPLPETAQRIIHLRVNPNAVMGDLVDIVESDPSLAAQVVSWASSSFYAAAGQVRSVHDAVSRVLGFDLVMNLAMGLSLGRALNEPQDHPDGYVDYWQQAIWQAQSAGILASMMPRGQRPLFGLAYLSGLLHNFGHLVLAQVFPPHFKLVCRSLEVNPNIDSSVIEHHLLGITREQIAATLMENWGMPEEVVKALRYQKNPDYEGDHRVYARLLWLGRQLLTARGVALGAGEPLGNEVFEELGLDREKVESRFDELVENKDSVMAMAGMMSPS encoded by the coding sequence ATGGAGCTCCCCGGAGTAGTTCAGCAGGCGCTAGGTGAGAGTGCGTTGGATGTATCCCTACGCAGTGTCGGGCAAATCAAGCCAAGGCACATGCTGCGGATGGTTCTCCTAAGCGACAGTGAAGGAAACCTTCAAGCAATACTCCGCCGGGATGACCTGTTCGATCTGGAAACCCTGAACAAAATTTTGGGTCGCGACTTGAAGCTGATGCAACGCACTGAACAAGTGCGGGTTCGCCAGCGAGCCGGCCTGCAGGAGTTGCCCGCACTACCTTCGCTGACCGGCTGGCCGACCGTCATCGATCGAAGGGTTGATGAACTGGAATCCATCGCGCTTGAGTTAGTGGAACAGAACCTCGCGGTCACCATGCCTTTGGACGACTTCCGGAAACTCACGGCCAAAGCAGACCGCAACGGTTTCGCCATCGATGCGCAATCGGTCGCTGTTAATCGTAATAACGGACAGAATGACCGGGATGAGCTGCACAACGCGCTGAAGAAATTCACGGGCCGCCGTATTCAGCAGCGGCTTGAAGATACCCTGGAACTCCCGCCTCTCCCGGAAACCGCTCAGCGCATCATTCATTTGCGGGTGAACCCCAACGCCGTGATGGGCGATTTGGTGGATATCGTGGAAAGCGATCCCAGCCTTGCGGCGCAAGTGGTGAGTTGGGCTTCATCGTCATTCTATGCGGCCGCAGGGCAGGTGCGCTCGGTACACGATGCCGTCTCACGCGTATTGGGCTTCGATTTGGTGATGAACCTTGCCATGGGCTTGTCGCTCGGGCGCGCGCTTAATGAACCGCAAGATCACCCCGATGGCTACGTAGATTATTGGCAGCAGGCCATCTGGCAGGCACAGTCGGCGGGTATTTTGGCCAGTATGATGCCTCGAGGCCAACGCCCGTTGTTCGGCTTGGCCTATCTCTCTGGTTTGCTGCACAACTTTGGCCACCTGGTGTTGGCCCAGGTATTTCCCCCGCATTTCAAGCTGGTGTGCCGATCGCTGGAAGTAAACCCGAATATTGATTCCAGCGTGATTGAGCACCACCTGCTGGGCATTACCCGCGAACAGATTGCGGCAACCCTGATGGAAAACTGGGGCATGCCGGAAGAGGTGGTAAAAGCCCTTCGCTACCAGAAGAATCCGGATTACGAAGGCGATCATCGTGTTTATGCTCGCTTGCTCTGGCTGGGGCGCCAGCTTTTGACGGCTCGAGGTGTTGCTCTGGGTGCTGGCGAGCCATTAGGCAATGAAGTGTTTGAAGAACTGGGCTTGGATCGTGAAAAGGTTGAAAGCCGCTTTGATGAGCTGGTCGAGAATAAAGACAGCGTGATGGCAATGGCCGGAATGATGTCGCCTAGCTGA
- a CDS encoding DUF2489 domain-containing protein, which produces MPRGLQLAFIAIGLVVIGLLLFYIWRQSRLLNEERLRQKKAEEFQAKRKEKMVESIRIIAIAVEEEQVEHSEACLRLKGLLDYVAPELLSQEPYNVFQVVHEKLEHMPTHRARKAADTEMVQQMDVERFAVEKEYAERIRQAASALRHERFE; this is translated from the coding sequence ATGCCCAGAGGGCTTCAATTGGCGTTTATTGCAATCGGTCTGGTGGTTATCGGGCTGTTGTTGTTTTATATCTGGCGGCAGTCACGCTTGCTCAATGAAGAACGGTTGCGGCAGAAAAAAGCCGAGGAGTTTCAGGCTAAGCGCAAGGAAAAAATGGTGGAGAGCATCCGGATTATCGCCATTGCCGTGGAAGAGGAGCAGGTGGAGCATTCCGAAGCTTGCCTGCGCCTCAAGGGGCTACTGGATTACGTCGCGCCAGAACTCCTGTCGCAAGAGCCGTATAACGTGTTCCAAGTGGTGCATGAGAAACTGGAACACATGCCCACACACCGAGCGCGGAAGGCGGCAGATACGGAAATGGTGCAACAGATGGATGTTGAACGGTTTGCCGTTGAGAAAGAATATGCGGAGCGTATTCGTCAGGCCGCGAGCGCCCTCCGACATGAGCGTTTCGAGTAA
- a CDS encoding Ig-like domain-containing protein — translation MKQFKTLALIPAMLLAACGGSDEQEIKQSVKDSNQSVSLVYSYPMDGQADVSPKADIVLRFSHAIADDDTTLAQKIQVDSSAGSPAFTVTKIDGGKSLKLEIAEGQTLASRETYSITFNEPLLTESGREINTPNAVGEPGIQFDTRGEFSGVAELAQTSDDFAVAWQVPANGTAFEAANFSTFRLALTHPVHPEWQKHGGSIELLDKNGAAVPATVLVKGNRVTVDPCVTEDPKECGSKDDILNAGQEYTLKLNNLASLTNGPDGARLSKSFNFTPRATGPTVLLEQEAVTSNGGNITSILNGQPINGVVLNSVLQGVTDSSQQTGSLFAELAYAPSFEADEALPLRIPKGSVLESTSLNIKVGGKVQVLNIDDGSNQETGTIKVTMLSDASGYMSPNAYTDDINAPRHITLFMDVSMNTAEAMPNAGLSQDLMGVELRGIALVQDGVLTIDAIGMVEPNLLGQEVTDSTIAFHLQAATDVDSVLDAEVLRESDNTAPQLLSWMPGADNANPSTRQSMQRPGDPVILFFDEPLDPASIAGGVTLFADNSPVETLRSKLDGTALVLNPKGGLEHGVEYRVEADGLSDLAGNIASVPSLTFELDPIDSSESPVTQRPPLALTTYPGFPCETDFTNMNLVAGDLGECFSIRQAGHEKGNAKIEVDLLPVDTMPSDRPITVVFSQTMDAKTISLGKDGTFIVEKVTVNESGKPNESEIGSGEIVSGRLELNEQRLRFFPDQPWEPGKFYRYTMRSVASEVNQLELKSNILEGLNAPGRDGLTIYFEGAEKQDTVFTALRNFPVRDTNSNFIIDCADNYDASCLEPFEAAHEGLGNDVDGWGPSANATKLAVIGGKATAKMFDTGSTGIPLTDPDARVGCPAGTTGSTILNRGDAHPDCPRKKFIYQTYALNTEVLGPGTYDPTPEQPNSGDEIEGIRVDLYPTLLTTSSISVFTQLEVLGLLLQEESITNTQVLRMRYAKDDPSCETDCSRKSLIPGVIAKGDKGQPVFITQAELLIDAPDMEIPMGGTHDLYGRAFTLELEGDITFFDDGRMQIEQINTNRVGTEGELLVTADALGIPNAGLATIRLPLEIPVGGTYLNFITNPVKDLPAQYEQQTAPQ, via the coding sequence ATGAAACAATTTAAAACATTAGCACTGATCCCCGCCATGCTGCTTGCAGCATGCGGCGGCAGTGACGAGCAAGAAATCAAGCAGAGCGTCAAAGATAGCAATCAGTCTGTGTCGCTGGTTTACTCCTATCCCATGGACGGCCAGGCGGATGTCAGCCCGAAAGCGGATATCGTACTTCGCTTTTCCCATGCCATTGCCGACGATGACACGACGCTTGCTCAGAAGATTCAGGTCGATTCGAGCGCAGGCAGCCCGGCCTTTACCGTTACCAAGATTGATGGCGGAAAAAGTCTCAAGCTGGAGATTGCTGAAGGGCAAACGCTCGCCAGCCGCGAAACCTACTCCATCACCTTCAACGAGCCTCTGCTGACCGAAAGCGGTCGTGAAATCAACACACCCAATGCGGTAGGCGAGCCGGGTATCCAGTTCGATACTCGCGGCGAATTCAGCGGCGTTGCTGAGTTGGCGCAAACCTCCGATGACTTTGCCGTAGCCTGGCAGGTACCGGCAAACGGCACTGCGTTCGAAGCCGCGAACTTCTCTACCTTCCGTCTCGCTTTGACCCACCCGGTTCACCCGGAATGGCAAAAGCACGGTGGCTCGATTGAGCTTCTCGATAAAAACGGTGCAGCTGTTCCAGCCACCGTGTTAGTAAAAGGCAACCGCGTCACCGTTGACCCGTGCGTCACCGAAGACCCGAAAGAATGCGGCAGCAAAGACGACATTCTGAATGCCGGCCAAGAATACACACTGAAGCTGAACAACCTCGCCAGCCTGACCAATGGCCCGGATGGGGCGCGTTTGAGCAAGTCGTTCAACTTCACTCCGCGAGCCACTGGCCCAACGGTGCTTCTGGAGCAAGAAGCTGTCACCTCTAATGGCGGCAACATTACCTCAATATTGAACGGTCAACCCATTAATGGTGTTGTACTGAACTCCGTGTTGCAGGGCGTTACCGACTCCTCCCAGCAGACCGGTTCATTGTTTGCTGAATTGGCTTACGCACCGTCGTTCGAAGCCGATGAAGCGCTACCTTTAAGGATTCCGAAAGGTAGCGTTCTGGAAAGCACCAGCCTCAACATCAAGGTTGGCGGCAAGGTCCAGGTACTGAACATTGATGACGGAAGCAACCAGGAAACCGGCACCATTAAGGTGACTATGTTATCTGATGCCTCCGGTTACATGAGCCCGAATGCTTATACCGACGACATCAACGCACCCCGTCATATCACTTTGTTTATGGATGTATCCATGAACACCGCTGAAGCCATGCCGAACGCTGGCTTATCCCAAGATCTGATGGGCGTAGAGTTGCGCGGTATTGCCCTTGTACAGGACGGTGTTCTGACAATCGATGCCATTGGCATGGTTGAACCAAACCTTCTGGGGCAGGAAGTCACTGACTCCACCATTGCGTTCCATCTGCAGGCTGCAACAGACGTAGACTCGGTGCTCGACGCTGAAGTGTTACGTGAGTCTGACAACACAGCTCCTCAGTTGCTGAGCTGGATGCCTGGTGCCGATAATGCTAATCCTAGCACCCGCCAGTCTATGCAACGCCCCGGGGATCCGGTGATCCTGTTTTTTGACGAACCTCTCGACCCTGCATCTATCGCAGGCGGTGTGACTCTGTTTGCGGACAATAGTCCGGTAGAAACCCTGCGCTCTAAGCTGGACGGAACAGCACTTGTACTGAACCCCAAAGGCGGGCTCGAACATGGTGTAGAGTACAGAGTGGAGGCGGATGGGCTTTCAGACCTAGCAGGTAATATTGCTTCAGTTCCTTCTTTGACGTTTGAATTGGACCCTATCGACTCCTCGGAGTCCCCGGTCACTCAACGACCGCCGCTGGCACTCACTACCTACCCGGGTTTCCCTTGTGAAACAGACTTCACAAACATGAACCTGGTTGCGGGTGACCTCGGCGAATGTTTCTCCATAAGGCAAGCCGGTCACGAGAAAGGAAACGCTAAAATTGAGGTCGATCTCTTGCCTGTCGACACCATGCCGTCTGACCGCCCGATTACTGTTGTTTTCTCTCAAACGATGGACGCTAAGACCATCAGCCTCGGAAAAGATGGTACGTTCATTGTTGAAAAAGTTACCGTCAACGAAAGCGGTAAACCAAATGAGAGTGAAATAGGCTCAGGAGAGATTGTTTCTGGCCGGCTTGAGCTCAACGAGCAACGTCTTCGTTTCTTCCCTGACCAGCCTTGGGAGCCAGGCAAATTCTACCGTTACACAATGCGTTCGGTAGCAAGTGAAGTAAACCAGCTTGAATTGAAATCAAATATTCTGGAAGGGCTCAATGCACCCGGGCGAGATGGTTTGACCATCTATTTTGAGGGCGCCGAAAAGCAGGATACAGTCTTCACGGCTCTTCGCAACTTCCCTGTTCGTGACACTAACTCAAACTTCATCATAGATTGTGCCGACAACTATGACGCTAGCTGCCTTGAGCCCTTTGAAGCGGCACACGAAGGCTTAGGTAACGACGTAGATGGCTGGGGACCGTCAGCAAACGCCACAAAGCTTGCCGTTATTGGAGGAAAGGCTACAGCTAAAATGTTTGATACCGGGTCAACGGGCATACCGCTCACGGATCCTGATGCTCGGGTAGGATGCCCTGCCGGTACCACTGGCAGCACCATTCTCAATCGCGGGGACGCCCATCCTGACTGTCCTCGCAAAAAGTTCATCTACCAGACTTACGCGCTGAACACCGAGGTCCTTGGGCCGGGTACTTACGACCCAACCCCGGAGCAGCCAAATAGTGGCGATGAAATCGAGGGGATCCGGGTTGACCTGTACCCAACGCTGCTTACCACCAGTTCCATTAGCGTTTTCACGCAACTTGAAGTTTTGGGCTTGCTACTACAAGAGGAGTCCATCACGAATACCCAGGTTTTGCGCATGCGCTATGCGAAGGACGATCCGTCGTGTGAAACAGACTGTAGTCGTAAATCTCTGATTCCTGGCGTAATCGCAAAAGGTGATAAAGGACAACCTGTATTTATCACTCAGGCAGAACTGTTAATCGATGCACCGGACATGGAAATTCCGATGGGTGGCACACACGACCTCTACGGTCGTGCATTTACCTTGGAGCTAGAAGGAGACATTACCTTTTTTGACGATGGCCGAATGCAAATTGAGCAAATCAACACCAATCGTGTGGGCACGGAGGGAGAGCTACTCGTTACAGCAGACGCGCTTGGAATTCCAAATGCCGGTCTAGCAACGATACGTTTACCTCTGGAGATCCCTGTAGGGGGCACGTACCTCAACTTCATCACCAACCCAGTAAAAGACCTGCCTGCGCAATACGAGCAACAAACCGCTCCTCAGTAA
- the aupA gene encoding alkane uptake protein AupA: MVLPSRFSVRATTLAVAAVSATLSMSANASMGNLGTTYGVMPIDVATAQSLSMFNDQVSATYYNPASLTRDTRGELTSGILHAEQELRSANPNADGDVVSSSPSQHVLIGMKTNLGSLTRFKHPIYLGFIAGVEKYGKEMLAFKSETSETGQYLQNGKEPLFLNVGGATPIWRGISAGASVRITLEAAAQLDAVSTLGGETSREKLAVNAEPTLKTILGTNIDFGSTFCGKDDCFLDGWEAALTYRTKSSAKTSVGSNIVVTQTIPDPGLSLTVATIDSFQPETIVLGTQYAGDGWRVGGSIEQQNWSELEDEFAKDSIKDQESVSAGNRIGFDDILVPRVGAEYQLNENFAVRGGIAYEESPLKTTKNPELNYLDTDKIIVGLGVSATYNRTRLLAFPVRLDLGYQYQQLQERDFTLVDFDGNETNVTADGDIHVISGSITLKF; encoded by the coding sequence ATGGTTCTTCCTTCCCGATTTTCTGTACGGGCAACGACCCTTGCTGTTGCAGCTGTATCCGCCACCCTTTCCATGTCAGCGAATGCCAGCATGGGCAACCTCGGCACCACCTACGGTGTGATGCCGATTGACGTTGCTACCGCTCAATCGCTGTCCATGTTTAACGACCAGGTTTCAGCAACTTACTACAACCCGGCATCCTTGACTCGCGATACCCGCGGTGAACTCACCTCCGGTATTCTGCACGCCGAGCAAGAGCTTCGTTCTGCCAACCCCAATGCGGATGGCGACGTTGTATCAAGCTCACCCAGTCAGCACGTACTGATCGGCATGAAGACCAACCTGGGCTCGCTGACCCGATTCAAGCACCCGATCTATCTTGGTTTCATTGCCGGTGTTGAGAAATACGGGAAGGAAATGCTGGCGTTCAAATCTGAAACTTCAGAAACCGGCCAGTATCTGCAAAACGGCAAAGAGCCTCTGTTCCTGAACGTTGGTGGTGCAACTCCGATCTGGCGCGGTATTTCTGCCGGCGCCTCGGTACGAATTACACTGGAAGCGGCTGCACAGCTGGATGCAGTGTCCACGCTGGGCGGCGAAACCAGCCGCGAGAAGTTGGCGGTCAACGCCGAACCAACCCTGAAAACCATTCTGGGCACCAACATCGACTTTGGCAGCACTTTCTGCGGAAAAGACGACTGCTTCCTCGATGGTTGGGAAGCGGCACTGACCTACCGCACCAAGTCCTCGGCCAAAACCTCCGTGGGCTCAAACATCGTTGTAACCCAAACCATCCCGGACCCAGGTCTTAGCCTGACGGTTGCAACCATTGATTCGTTCCAGCCGGAAACCATCGTTCTAGGCACTCAGTACGCCGGTGACGGTTGGCGCGTTGGCGGCAGTATCGAGCAACAGAACTGGTCGGAACTGGAAGACGAGTTCGCCAAAGACAGTATCAAGGACCAGGAGTCCGTATCCGCCGGCAACCGTATCGGCTTTGACGACATCCTCGTTCCACGAGTGGGCGCTGAGTACCAGCTGAACGAAAACTTTGCCGTTCGCGGTGGTATCGCCTATGAAGAATCTCCACTGAAAACCACTAAGAACCCGGAACTCAACTACCTGGATACCGACAAGATCATCGTCGGCCTGGGCGTGAGCGCCACTTATAACCGCACACGACTGCTGGCCTTCCCTGTTCGTTTGGACCTTGGCTACCAGTACCAACAACTACAAGAGCGGGACTTCACCTTGGTCGACTTTGACGGTAACGAAACCAACGTTACTGCCGACGGTGATATCCATGTAATCAGCGGCTCCATCACCCTGAAGTTCTGA